TACTGCTTGCACATCTCTGCCTAACAATTAGGTTAGCACATTCAAGGTCACATAGGCACAAGCAATCActgagggtaaaaaaaaaaaaaaaagcataaaaatgaaatcttaATTAGACACTCATTTCGACGCGAGTTATGTGCGAACGGATACCTCGACAGGAGAGCTTCACAAAGGCATTTTCTCTTTGACAGAATGGACGcgaagctaaaaaaaaaaatttaaaattaaaaagtagctgTAGTCAGGGGTTTTTTCCCCAGCCGCCTGCCTCTCCAGTTCACCACCGGATTCAGACACCGGGCTGGCGCTGCTCTATCAGACCGCAATTAATGGAGGCGCGGTGAGGAGGCAATATTCTGCCATTAAGTAGATGGGGAGGTCTGGGCTTTCAGTAACCCTGTTCGGTGTGGAGCTGAGTGGCCTTCGGTCGGTGTGGGGAAGAGGCCAtgtagtggaaaaaaaaaatgtttaaatacaaaaaaaaaacgcgagGAGGCAAGCGGCTCTCCtgacgcggcggcggcggcggcggagaggGGCAGCTTTCCCGCCCCGCTGCGTCTGCGCCCTTGCTTGCTGCGAGCGTCGCACCCAGCGGCACATCGCCCCTGGCAACCATCACCATGGCGCTCTCGCGCTGGCCACAGCAGTCCGCGCGTTAAAAATTAGCATCACTTTGCGTCGTCTTTGGCCAAAAACGCACCGCGAGAGCACCTGGGCTTCCACGGTTACACCCCGAAAATAAACAAGCAGgcgcatgcatgcgcacgcatacatgcatgcatatgtacaggcatgcacatgcacaccctcCTAccatgcataaatgcatacgCGCATCGCTCAAAAACActcacaacaaaaacacacacacacgcgattTCTTGTGAATATGTCActcgcatatgcacacacgctcacaaacactcatatcCGCACGCATAGATACTCATTTGTGCACTAACACTCAATTGCACACTCACAGAtactcatttacacactcagGCACTCATTCAACACACTCTCAGATACTCACTTGAACTCTCACTCATCTGCATACTCCCAAACACTCATTCGCTCACTCAGACACTCATTTAAACACTCACAGATACTTTTTtgaacactcacactcattttCACACTCACAGATACTCTTTtgtacactcacactcatttGCACACTCACAGATACTCTTTTGAGCACTCAGACACTAATttgcacactcacaaacactaatttcattttaactcACAAGCAGTAGGAACATattcccctccccttccccctgcaGTCACTATTACATTGACattaaaacagaagaaatagagaagaaaacaagcagagacagacagatccCTCATTTAGTGTAAATTACGATCCTTTTTTAGTGTGCGACATGGTCTTTTCTTTAGTGTACGATATGATCCCTTCTTTGCTGTTTGATATGATTCGTTCTTTACTGTACGATATGATCCCTTTTTTAGTGTACAATCTGATCCATTCTTTACTGTGTTACAATCCCTTCTTTACTGTAAGATCATTTCATATTATGTATGATACTGACACTTCAGTATCACATTGTACGCATCAATAACAATCAACCAGCTAACATGCGACTTTACTTTTGCAACCAGTTACATACTGGATTGTTTAAATGAACACCTAGAACAATTCATCCACAGTGCTCAAGAATCCACCATTCCATGCAACCCAATCAGAGTCCATATGCATCCCATGATTCATCTCTGCTTATAACCAATAAGAGAGCACGTAGGTATGACACGATTTACCTCTGCCTTGCATATTTAGGCCCAGTATTACCATTACATTCCAGTTAGATTTCCAGTTTGGTTTTGAGAAAACATTATGGTGAGAATGTTCCCCTGTCTGACAACATGTTCCAAAGTTCAGGCAAAGTCACGGTCCAAAAAACATCCCAGCAAGTCACATATAATCTTATTGGCAGTGACTTGTATGGTTAACATTTAGTCACGAAAAACCATCCTAGACAATTTGTGtcagtaacatttaaaaaatgttccaaatgtaaatactgaaatatcaattttatattatattactgaCAAGAAATTAACATGAATGGCCATCtgcatatcatttttttccttaaatggAAGACCAGAAATATATAACAATCCAAGAACTTTCCTACAATGTTTCCTgttgcataaaaacaaaaaacaaaaaaaacattcaatggATAACCAGGGAACCtggcaaatgtacagtatgtattagGAACATACTGTAGGTTTTCAGGAATATTCTGGAAACAAGACTTTTCTGGGATTGGAATCAATGCATGAAAAGCAGTGTTCAAAAGAGCTCTTTATGGGgtgatttttgtttgcattgaaATGTAAATCTGGGCCTCATTGTGTCCAGagtttaatcacatttaggTCTGAGAATCACACGGGTCACTCTCTTCAATTAAAGTAAGGAACTGGTATtgggccaaaaaataaatacatttgattatGCGCCCGGTACTAAATTTTATCACGTACATACTTCATATCTCAGATGTTCTGTCAGAGAAAATGAACAGCTGCCATAAACCAGCATCTGAAATATATAACCAGTCTCTGTCTCCGCGCGCCAATGAGAATTTGCCTTCATCTATCACCAAATCTGCCCTGGCGATAAACATGACCAGATATGCTATATTTCACAGCGGTCCGAAAATCTATGCTGCCCTCCCTCAAGGCCCCAAAGGACAGCGCTGTCCCCTCTGATTGGTTCACTGCCGACTTTAGCCGCAGATTGATGTCGCCGTCCCGCCCGCCGTACATCAGCGGAACACCTGAGCACCTCCGTTGCAGGTAAATCACCGCCCGTCCGCTCGCCCCGTAAAAACCCTGGGAAGCACAGGTGCGCCTCGGCACCCCCGCCCCGGTACAGGGGAGCGCTTTTACGGGCGCGCCGGCGTCGTGGGATAGACGTCCCCCGTTCTCGTCTCCCCGAAACGGCGTAATGACCGAAGTGAGGCCGGTGCGGGACGACGACGGCCTGCTACTTTGGGGTCAGACGTGAGACCGGCTCCCATCAAACTTCTAAAGAGGTTCTAAGAAAACACTTTCGCGCGTGCCTTTCgcccattcaaaaaaaaaaacccgcagaTTATTCACAGAGGGATCCCAAAAAGCAACAGATGAACGAGGCCCTGACACACTGTTACGAATCTGCCATGGGAAAAGGAGCAGCTTTTCTCTAAGCAGCCGAATCcgtgctcacaaacacacacacacatacacacacgcgcgcgcgcacaagCACACCCCACAGGTTTCCATTTACAACATTTCCTTCTGCACATTTGGAAAACAAGACAGTTTTGAGGGCAATTGGACAGTATGCCCACTGTGCTTGCTCAATGTCCAAAAAGCACCGCCATAGCATTTCCTAGCATGATGCACTGCCACTCCCAATAACCTTTGCTGAATCCACTGCCCCATTGTACACTCAATTTCACAACGCCATTTTTATTAGCTGTACTTATGGATGACTTGGCACTACTCATTGATTAATAAAAAGCCGGGAAGGTACCCAAGCTTTGAATCCAAATCCCGAAAGATCGCAACCTATGTTTCACTGGCAATTGATTTTATTGTTATGACATTTTAATCAGGAAACTAGGGATAAAAATGACCACGAGATGTGTCTGTACTGGGCATCGTATAATCCACTGTGTATTGCCAGAACGATATGTTTCTACTGTATACTGCATTTTCCTAGATCCATTCCTACCACTATTAAACTGTGATATACAGTAGAAACATAACAGTGTActagtgttattattattgttattattattattattattattattattattgttattattattattattattaataataataataataataataataataatttcataaatgtgGTGGAAGTGGTTCCTGGAAGTAGTATTACTAGTGGTAGCAGGAACAGCATATCTATAGATTATGGCaagacagaattattattattattagctaaGTGAAAATGATGGTAACTTACAAGAACGTTTGTGCCGATTTGACCTGTCCCTGGCAAACCTAACTTTAAACTGAACTCAAACAATGACCTAACAGTACCGTGTTTGACTTACAAAATATAGGTTTTCAGCATTCAAGTTGCTTACAAATCAGCAAGTATATTGGCAAACTTTATTATAgctattacaaaaataaagtgtTCCCAGATGTTGAAGGGAGGgtgaacagttttatttttttatttttttgtattggtCAGACTTAATACTGCCAGAAAACGCaaccaaaataattatatttaatatcatGTCCATAAATTCCAAGAAGAGCAAAAATGCGGTTGTACAACAGGTTTATTGAGCTTATTAAACGGGGAGCTGattaaatgacacagataaacGAATTGACTGTTTGATAACGCGCACCGGTATTTAAGGTTTCATTAGAGTTTGATACGGGTGAAATATGAACCCTAACAGCTTAATTGCCACCGCCTCAGTAGTGTTTACACCGCGAATGCGGGTAATTGCAGGACACTTTTTTAGAGACAGGTGAAGCCTTCTCGGTGGCACGCGGCTGGggtttaaaaaatctttttttctttttttaatgctttatttatttatttatttatcgcgGCTGTCAGCGATATATTTAATTGCCGTCTCTGCTCGTGCCTGTAAGAATCACTGCCCCCGCTCTCAGCCCCCATCCAATCGCTCTGGAAAACGCAAGAGCCCCCGCTGCTCGtgtcaggaccctggacagctgCCAACGCCGCGAGAGAAACTCGAACGCATCCGCGGGGAACCGGCCACGGATCACAGCGCTTCAGTGAAATACGGAAATGCATAGCTGGAGTATCACTGTCCAGTTTCGTGTAGTTTCTTGAATAGGGCCTGGCACCTCAGCCCCCAGAGTCGATACTGGTTGAATCTAGTGTGTTTAGCCTCCTGCCCGCGTGGATCTCCCCGTAAAATTGCGCGAAGAGTGTGTCTACGTCTAAAAATGAATCCGGAAATGCCACCTGCATGTCTCACGGCGTGCAGACGGCAGTTAGTTTGAACCACAGGTCACAATTAGATCATTATCCTGCCCCTGCCTGCGGAGATGAAAGGACTAAACGTAATGACACGGCTGAGCTATGGTATGGAAGCAGCCCcggaagagggaaaaaaaaaagaatcaaaccCCCAATGATACCAATACCAATTAGCGGGTTATGGCCCAGTGCATCGCCTGGTGCATTAGCAGTCATTAGCTCTGTAACATAATGAAAGGTATTAATTCTACATTTGCATCCCCCTTTCATCGTAGGCACACTGCACTTCTCTCACAACGAGAGATGACTCAGAGGGAACAGTTAAAATGAGAGGCCTTTCAGTGAAGAGGCCGCTTGCTTTGTGTTTCCGTGACGTCATTGCAAATGTGCTGAGAAGCTGGAGACTTGAGCAAAGCCGGATCTCACACGCTGACACGagtgtttttgtgctgtttcAGGGGCCTAGCGGGGCGGGAGTCTTCTGTTtggccctcaaaaaaaaaaacggttacATCTAGAATGCTAGGGCCACCGTCATTGGCCTACTCCGTTCCACAATGGATTAAAACCAGCAAGCCGTAGTGTGCTTTTGCCTAGCCATGCCCACAAGTTTCGTTTCAACTCTGGGAGAGACACACTGCCAAACCATCTAGCCTCGCGTAGGCAAACGTAAAGCCTCACAAGCACCTAGCTAATCTAGCATTTAATTCATGTGAAAATCTTGGAGGCGacatgtctccctgtctcccccccatAACCTCCACATATGTGCCTATTGCACAATTGCAcaactgggggggagggagtagATCTATGTACCATTACAATGATTTATCAATCTTATCAAACTACCCAAGGGACAATCATCTCTGCAGGGGGGAACAGCCTCCCGTTTGGCTGTTGCCATCTGGTCCCGCTCAAAGAATTCCTCTGCCTGTCTTGTTCAACCTCAGGCCCTCAACCTTGCTTCAATGACTTCTCGTGGACCTATACAGCTACCACAAAGGAGGTCTGTTCAGGGGCCTACCAAGAGGTATCTTTCATAGTACATTATCTCTGCCATAAAAGTTTGCGTGAGATTAGCAGGCGTTTTTTCGTCACTGATGTTGCTCGCTGATGACAGACCGGCTTTTGATAAAACGCATTTGAGTGCATTATGATCGACACTGGGACCTGCTCTTATTCCACCCCAGCTTGTTCGCGCTGTCTATGATCACGTGATCACTAGCAGCCCAACTCCGTGTATTCCGGATAAAACACGTAAAACAGAGCCCCGTTCGCAATCAAGCCCTGtttaaattgaaaacaataactGTGTACCAcgttcagtaaaatatttaattcgTATATATGAACGGACAAAGTGTGCccagaatgacaaaaaacatgATTATATGCATGTCGCTGTTAAAGCAATCGTATGGAAACCGCGAAGGccgtaataataatgatacataTTCAGCATGTAGGCTAAGTAGCTCGCCGTCAATTCGGTGAGTGCaggcacattttatttaaagttatgTTACATTTGCTACCTTTGCAAACAAAgaggaaatttaaaaagtaaagtgCAAATACATTCGTTTATAAATGTTAAACTTCATATATTCTCAGTAAACCTTATTTTAGCTTCCGTTGCACATAGTTGAAAATAGTACTTATATACATTTGAGAGCGCACAAATCGTCGCACTGTTGTCGCCACCCCTTTTAACTGTTTCCTGATGATCGTCTCTGAATATCACAGCAACACCTTTGTATGTATACAGGAAAACACAATTTACGAGGAAATTATACCACCTGTGAAGGGCGGAAAGACATAACTTATCAGTTTCAAGAGTTTGATGTTTTCAGACTTTGCAAACGGTTAATGCAGATTTCTTGACAGCTGCAATCATaaggtaacatttttaaaatattctaaaaaaaataattatgcaagAGCTATGATATGGACGAGGTTGTCTGGTCGCATAAAATATGAGAAATGTTTATATTCCaataaatgttgattttttttttcgttcatATATGCTGTATTTTGTGCTTTGCGTTATGGTGAATGAAAGATTTCCTTACTTCAAGctggaaatttaattaaatcacgAGGATGCCTCACATGTCTTTGGAatttattactgttgttgtttttgtttttaatgtcattGTTATGCACATATTTTAGTAGCATCGCCATGATCCTATATTCATAATATAACCGTTGAGGTCCTTTCTGTGACAATTTAAAAGactaattatttttcttgtcGTTTCACTTGTAATgagttatttatgtttttttcccatttaggTGACGTGCTGATGTACCAATAGGCGCTATGTAGGGATATATGTGACGGTTCAATAACATAAcagcatttacaaatgtatGGCATGTGTCGTGTATACCACCGCTAACGCAGCACATACAATAATCTTTCATATTTACTTTTTAGATCTTACGTTTTCTACATAAGGATCGGTCAATGGCAGCAAACTGTTCTGTAAGCATGTTTTCGAAAACCGAGACCAGCCTATATACCGTCAAAGATAAACAAATGTGTGTACCTTCTGTTGCTTTAGGCTCTGTAAAAACGGTCGTTCTTAGAAGATGGGAAAGAACTGGAAAACATTTGTCCAAATATGACTGAACGCTAAACATTTCTAAATTTAGAGTACATCCCGTGATTGTCACTGCAGATTTGAGAGCCCGGGTCGCAACTTTTGAGGCAGAGAACCTATTTGTTGCTCGCTTCTCCGGGGAAAATGTCCTCGTACGCGGGTGGTAGCTCATTTGGAAGAGGGTACGAAAAGGGGTATGAATGGTTTAGTTCTGGATCAGTGGGTGAATATCCCGGTAGTTCGATCGAGGGATGACCCCCACATTGTACTTCCCCGCCGGCCTCGTCGAACACATGAAATACCCCCAAGTTAATGTAAGAAACCGGCTGGAATTCCGACGCGGTAAAGTCTTGTTCCTCGTTGAAAAGAATAGCCCCAACGCTTTGCCTCTGAGACAGTCTTCTCCGGTAGAACTGCGCCGTTTTATACCTCTTGATGATCACTAAGTTAATAAGCCCAATTAGGCATTCCAAAGTGTTGAGGATTGTAGATATGATCAGACTCCGCTGATAATGCTTCAGCCGTTCGCAGATGGGGTCTAAATCCACAGAGTCTAGGCAGTAGTGTGAATACTTCCGTTCTACCAGCGACACGGTGTCTCCATCCACCACGGCGCCCGAGAAAGCGGTGAGAATTCCCAACATGAACACTAAGATTCCGAGCAGGAAGAAATTCCGCCTCCCGGGTTTCCCCTCGCAGCAGAGGAGGGAGAATCCGAGCAGGACCTGCCCTAGACCGACCAGGAGTCCAGAATAAAACGCCCCGGCTGCCGTTCCCAGgtgaaaatgcactttcacTTCTGAGCCCAGCGAAATGCATTTGAATCCGACAGCCACGGCGCTTACGGCACAAACGAAGAGCAGGCAGCTGGAGACGATGGCACACAGTCCTTTCCCGCTCAACTTCATTATattcctcctctacctctcccgtcccccttccctccttcaTCCTCCCTTGTCCTCCTCGTCAGCTCTGCTCGGAGAGCTGTCAGTTTGTGACATGATTCGCGGGTGATTGCTGTTCAAAACGAGGATCTCGGGATCCGCgcactctctccccctttcccgcTGCTTCGCAAATGGATTAATTATTGATAGGAAGACCGGGCTCCTTCTGCGGTAACGACTCCCGAATTCAAACCCACAGGTAATGATTACCTTCATGACCTCCAACCCCCCATCCACACCGTTATGTAAGCAGCCACATCGCGAATTATAGTACACATAGTACATTTGGGGAAGTCAGACTGGTAAATTCCTGTTCTCGGGTCCTGCGCTTAGACTCATTCTCCATACAGATCGTACGGACCGTTAGAAAGACTGCAGGGGAGAGGAGCACGCGCGCAGAATAACTTAGCGGGGCTCAAAGCGCGCATTAAACTTACCAGAAATTCTGAATCATACAGGCGTAGCTGCGGCGTGTCATCGCCGTCTCCACTTCCATAGGCCAACTATTTTCACTCGAATCAATCAGTGCAGACGCCTGGCACCGTGTGCCCTTTCACTTTGGGGGAGCAAACTAatcctgtgtgtcagtgatatGTAAAATGTCTCGCTGGAATCACCAAAACACAAATCACGAAAACACAGAATGGGCGAAACTAAAACTAGACATGGCATGGCGCATGCAAACGCTTCCAAATCCTCACGCGTAAAAATTCTAGCATGTTCTGCGGAACGGCATCAGCATACTCGAGTGCTGATATGATTAATCTGCTCCATATTTagatacattgtttttttttttttcgcccgcCACGTTTACTGTTGAATCCCAGCCTCCAAAAATCTATCCATGGTGCGCCTAGTGTCGGTTTTTTTTCCTACTTAAATTTATCGCAGTCAGAAGCATTAAAGGGGAAACACTGTAAATCATTAGTTCATTTAAAACCCGTTTTCACTATTCAATGAGAGGAGCAGGGGAGCATATCTGCTatccttttctttcttccatATGTGAAGGAAATAAATTATAGGTtgatatcatatatatatactcctcctttttcataaaatgtctaTTAAAGAGATAATTGGCACAGACTgggactttattttttaatgttcttttcaTCAGTTCCACCTGGATCCACTAGTCACTATTCGGCTTTTGTGAATCAATATTTGCCTCAAGCCAGACAATATCTGACcgtttctgctttttaaaaatacataaaggaGACCATATTGAGAGCGCAGCACTTTACctcttaaatatttattttcaatcatGATACTCAATATCCCCTCGGAGAAAATCGATAATGGTGTTCATAATTTATATTGCTGAGATGCCAGGAATGGACTGCTATTTCAGTTCGTAAAAGCTTTCAGAAAGAAATACTTCGCGAATCTCTGATACTCGGATGAAATTAATCCCCAACGGCCGGTTTGGTGTTGTCAGGTCGGTAGAGTAAGGCAGGAGCAGTGaccccaacctcccccctcaccgcctcaccccccctccccacccccccaaaaagaaataataataataaataaaaatgattattattattatttattattattattactgactATTATTACGACTCTTTATGACGACGACTCGGATTATGACGATGATGAACTGTCAAACAGCCTCAGCCGTGATGACGTGTGTTCTGACTTCCTTCCGTCCATGGATTCAGCGGTTCTAACGTTAACGCAGATATTTTAATATAACTTTTTTGATTAGCACTTGACAGAATCTctgcactgtattttttttttttacgttatGAGATTGCAGTacttaaaaaacatgttttaagttAATCTGAACAACATTAAGCAAATTATATACTAAATAAATCATTGAATTATGTGAATGTATATCATGGACTGTCATTTGTAAATAACGTATTCTTATAAAAGCCGAGTTTTATTCAGCCATGCATGTGACAGGTCATCACTAATGGGGTTATGTTTGTTATGGTTGTTCACTTGTTCATTACGGTCCtgaataacacaaaaaatgactTGGGCAAATAGACAATTTACTATGAGCGCTTCGTAGTGAAGAGCACACAATATGAATGTGTATTGTGCCCATTTGTATGTGTCTGGGTATGGCTTGTCAGCAGGAGTTATAATAAGGACCTCTCATCCCTGCACCACCCATACCTGAGAAATATGTCACACGTAAAATTGAATAAATCCCGTTGAAATGTAACTCATACATGTGATGAACTGGTATTTACTGACACGTGTGAAAATTTAATTTGGCACCCACATTGTGTGTGGCAGGCCACCAGAGACAATGAAGAAAGCGTATTGTGTCCATCTGCCAACTGTCCTCGTTAAAAGTGCCAAATCTGAGCAAAACTGACAAATCCTCACTGGAGTTCAGAATTTCATCCATGAAAGAAAAGTAGGAAGAAGTAAGGAGAACTGAGGAACAAGCTGAACAGGAAATAGggattaataataaaaaaaagaaaagaaaatattttttatagccATTTCTGTGGATCTTTAGATTGTGATATGATTGCCCAAAGGTCAAGCTTTTGAGTTCAGTACCAAACAAGCAGCCTGCATTTCACCTGTAAAACGCCATTCTCCATCCCTCACCTGTTAAAACCCTTCACCATCCATGCTGGCTAATGAGCTAAGAATCCACCtcatgaaaacagatttttggcCGACCGCCCGctaagacatttatgatgaaacaCAAGTCATGAAGTCAACTTCAAAGCAAATGActgcggacagacagacagacctttttcttctttcatggTACATAGCCTTTACCCTCCCAGTGTCACACATGTACTGTTGCACAGCATGGCAAGACCACAGGGCAGGAAGGCAAttgaaacacagcacagccccacaGTGAGACACCATTGAATCCATTCAGAGCTGCCAAAGAACAGCTGGTCAGTCGGCTCTGAGACCCCAGTGCTGCAGTCCTGTAGGGGAACTATCTATAAAAAGGGCTGTGATTCCCATATGGATCGCCCAATATAGATCTTACTGCcctaaaattaaagctgacagtctgcacattaacccaatatgaatttttttttttttccaaatccaATGtgacagagtacagagccagaacaacaaaaattgtataactgtccaaatacttttgcatgTAGCTGTATGCATTTATAGAGACGCATTGATGAAGACTCAGCTGCTAATGCATTGAACACACATGACTCATGCCATCGTGTGCTGTAGCtgtctggagaaaaaaacagttttattacCAGAGCTAAATATGGTGATAAACACACACCCCAGAAGacaaatacacgcacatacacacacacacacacaaacatccatgcacgcacacatatgcacacacacacacacacaaacacacatatgcacacgtacgcatgctcacgcacacacgcacggacatcacacacaaacacacaagcacacacacgcatgtatgcacgcacacacacacaaacacacgcacacacacacacacagatacacacacacacatacacacagatacgcacacacacacacacaaatctacaGGTGCAGAACATTCTCACCAATTAATCTGTCGGTTATAGTCTGTCAGCCAATAGCCGGGACAATGAACAGCTTAATGAATAAAGATGTGGAATAAAAGTGCTCGGAATGAAGCTCAGATGGCCAGCAGGTTGAACTGCTTCTCTCTGCTTGTCTTTCATAACGTAATGGTGCCaagcaaatgtgttttatgcTTGACGCAGTGATATCGCCTGCTCATAACACAACGTAAACGGATCATTGCATCACATCATCTTTTCATAATAAATTGCTCAGATTAGTTGATAATTTAATAACGGACTCATAAAATATTACACTTAATTTGTACATGATTAGGCCTCTctctgagagagtgagtgtttgtgtttgtgggtgtgtgcgtgtgtttgtgtgcgtgcgtgcgtgcatgcgtttgtgcgcgtgtgtgtgtgtatgggtgtgtgtgtttcagtgtgtttgtgtttgtgcatgtgtgtgtgtttgtgtttgtgtttgtgtgcgtgcgtgcatgtgtttgtgcgtgtgtgtgtgtgtgtatgggtgtgtgtgtttcagtgtgtgtttgtgtgcatgtatgtgtgtgtgtgtgtttaagatgGCTCCCTAGCGCACCTTGAGGGACACAAGCCGCCTTGGCAGCGGCACCTTCTCTTCATCAACCCATGAGAATCGTCATGGAGATGGATGATTAGATCACAACTTGTTGACTTGTGTATTCTCATGCTTGATCCCATGTCAGGTTGCCATGGTGGCCAATTCAGGAAGAGACAGCGTAAACTTCGCACCCGATAAGAAATCTGTCACATCTCCTGGTACGGACGTAAA
This region of Anguilla anguilla isolate fAngAng1 chromosome 5, fAngAng1.pri, whole genome shotgun sequence genomic DNA includes:
- the LOC118227117 gene encoding transmembrane protein 271-like, producing the protein MKLSGKGLCAIVSSCLLFVCAVSAVAVGFKCISLGSEVKVHFHLGTAAGAFYSGLLVGLGQVLLGFSLLCCEGKPGRRNFFLLGILVFMLGILTAFSGAVVDGDTVSLVERKYSHYCLDSVDLDPICERLKHYQRSLIISTILNTLECLIGLINLVIIKRYKTAQFYRRRLSQRQSVGAILFNEEQDFTASEFQPVSYINLGVFHVFDEAGGEVQCGGHPSIELPGYSPTDPELNHSYPFSYPLPNELPPAYEDIFPGEASNK